Part of the Devosia sp. SL43 genome, TGCGCGCAGCAGGAGCTGGACATCGGAGACGGGCGTTCCATCCACAACACCGAGCGTGCTGATCAGATCTGCACGATTGTCGAGACGTATGTCGCCAACGATGCGCAGTCGAGCATCAGCCACGTCGAGATTGTGTTCGCAGAAGCCTGTGGTGTCCCGATGCGCGTGAGAGAGGCTAACATTCTCTGATGTCCACGATACCTGACCGTCCGGGCCACGTTGCCTGATGGCCCGCGCATGTTTCTGCGCCAGGTCTGCCGGTATGGAGCGCTGACGATCGGCAAGGATCACGCCGGCTATGCCGCTCATTTGAGCCCGGTGCTGAACTTGGCAATCGGCGAGAAGGGTTCAAGATCGCGAGCCGTGCCGCCCAGCACGACAATGTCGTCGACCAGTACCCAGGCATGGGCTGCCAGATCGTCAGGAGCGTCCCTGCGGACGCCCAATTTGAGCTCTGAGGCGACGCCGCGTCGATGCAGCAGCTTTTGCAGCACCAGCCCCTGGGTCAGGCAGCTTGCCTGCGGCACCAGGCGCGCCGTGTTGTGGACGCACCAAGCCATACGCGCCAGGGAGGCCGGCGGCATTTGGGCCGGCAGATCAGTGTCCGGCAGCATTCTTTGTTGAATTTCTGTCAGAGACGAGAAGGTTAGCGCAAGGCGAACCCTGATTAGAAGGAGGGCAGTTTCGACCAGCAACGCCGGGCCACCCGGCCCCAGCGCCTTCAGCCTATTGGTGCGGCGGCGGAGAGATCTCAACAAGATCGGCCCCCATCAGCTCACTCAGCAACACATCTACGTCCTGGATGCAGTCAGTGCGGTCCACCTCGTAAACGGCCAGCACGTCATCGACGATTTCGTCCAGCGTGCGCGGCGCTTGCAGCGACTGCCAGATGATGGTGCCGACGTCGGCAAGGCTGAAATACTGATTGTTCCTCAGATCAAGGAGCGCCGTTCCGTCGCCTAGGCTGGTGGACACAACAGTATCGCTCGCTATGGCGCGGTAGGTCGGAACGTCGGGTATGTCGGACAGCGATTGAGGTGCCATTTGTGTCTCCAGGCCATGCCACATCGCTGCCGAGCGCCGAGGCGTTCGACAGCGAGTGTTCCCCATCTCTTACGAGAAGGTGAGGTCGCCGAAGGCCGTGCCGGTCGGGAACGTGGCATCAAGCTTCGACCCCACGGACTGGCCCTTAGTGAGGCTCTCGACCGAACCATGGCGGACAAGGCGAGGGGCAGTATACGACGATTTCGTCTTCATATTCAGCTCCATTTGTTTAACTTGATCGCTCAGCGTGAGAGCAACGTGTGTCCTCACAATTCAAAATCTGCTCATCCGACAAAGTTCATGTCAAGGAAGCCAGCACGCCGTTGATGTGTGCAATTCTCGTTCAATTGCGCCAACCGCCTGTCGATTAAAAAAGTGTATTGACATTCGTCCGTAACACACCTTTCGGCTACCGGTGATGGATGGAGACGGCACGCATGAATTTCAGTCCTGAACTGGACCTCGTGGTGGCGGCAATGCGGGCCCGATTCAATCCGGGCGCCGACCGCACGCCAGCCGCGCCCTCATCGGAAACGGTCACCGCCGCGATGCATATCGCGGTACGCAACAAGCTGTTGCTGCTGCTCCGTGAGCCCTTGCAGCCTATGCTGACTGATGAGCAATCCAGTTATATAGATGTTTATAGATTTCAGACTATGCAGATGAACTCAACAATAATGCGAGAATCTGCTGCACTTTCGAAAGCATTATTGGAACATAATGTCGGATTTATCTTCATAAAGGGTCCGATTCAACAGAAGTATATTTACGACGACTTCTTCTCTAGGCCCTGTTCCGATATTGATATCCTTGCGAAATCGTCAGACTACAGCAAAATATACGATGTAATATCATCCATCGGCTACCAAACCACCTCGTCATCGTTGTGGTGGCGAGTGTTTCTCGGCGAGCAGCACTTGACAAAAAGCGGCCCGCCGCCTGTGACCGTGGACCTGCATTACCGCATTCAGCAACCGGGTTCGCCGGCCCCCAGAAGCACGCAAAGCTACCTCGCCAGGCCCGACCGTACGAGCGTCCTGGGCATGCCCCTTGAGCACCTGGCCGCCGAGGACATTCCCGTCCTTTCCGCCATCAGCATCGTCAAGGGCCTGTTCAACCGCGAATCGGTGGGCGCACATGTCGCCGACCTATACGCCTGCGTCACACCTGATGTTCCCCAGCAGCTTAACACATTCTTAACTATTGCCGCCGCGCAGAACCTTCGGGGCACAGCGTTGCTGGCGCTGCGCATTGTTTCGGAGGTCTTTGGTGTAAAATACCATCTTGCCGAGGAGATCGGCGCCATGCTCCCGGCCGTTTCCGGGCCGGACCTGGTGCGCATGGCGCTCACACCGACAGATCCAAACCTGGTCTGGCCAAAGCGTCGCGAGGTCTTGTGGCACCTATGCCTGAAGCGGCCCGGCCGATATGCCAGGGAGATCGCACGGGCCATGGCGTCAGAGGCGGCGTTGCGGCTGTTTGAAAGACCAGAAACCCCCGCCAAGCCTTAGCCTTGCGGGGGTTTCCGGTAGGCGCGCAGGGAAACCGTTGGGGGTCAGCCGACCTTCTTCATCGGTATCTGGTAGGAGCCGGCATAGGTGCCCATGAACCGCTCCGTACCACCGGGCTCGCTGAAGTTCGGCAGGTCGGCGAAGTTGACCTTGTTGAGCACGACGCCCTGGATATGGGAGGCCAGAACTGGCTCCTTTTCCATGATCGAGCGGATCAGGCGCCTTGGCGTCTTGCCCCATGCGACTACGAACACGAATGAATCGGTCCATGGCATGATGACCAGCGCATCCACGACCGGGCCAAGCGGCGGCAGGTCGATGATCACGTAGTCGAACTCGTTGCGCAGTTGTCCAAGCAGCTGGGCCATGGCGGCCGAACCCAGGAAGTCGCGCGTATCGGTCGACGCACCCGCGACAGTGGGTAGCACGGACAGGCCGGTTTCCTCGTCCTTGTAGATCGCCTGGCGCCAGGGCAGCCCGGCCGAAACCTGCAACAATCCATTGACGGCGTCAGGTGCTGCCAGCTTGCTCGCACCGCGGTGGCGGAAGTCGGCATCAAGCAGCAGAACCTTGGCGCCCGAACTGGCCAGCATCTCGGCAAAGGTGACCGAAACCAGCGTCTTGCCCTCGTTGGGCAGCGCCGAGACGATCCCCACGATCTGGCACACATCCTTGGCGCCATTCGCATCGATCGCCAAGCGTGTGGAGCGCAGGGTTTCGGTGAATGCCGTCGAAGGGGCCGATGCAGTTTGCGAGATGATCAGTTTGCGGATCGAATTGTGGAGCGCCACATCGGCCCGATGATCCTTGGGCTTCCCCTGCCGGGTGCGGCCGCCTCGCTTGCTGAGCAAAGGCAGGTAGCCAACGAAGCGCAGCCCAAGCTCTTTCGATATCTGGTCACCGATACGGAAGGAGCGTTCACGCATTTCATTGAGGAAAGCAAAGCCCACGCCAAAGAAGAGGCCGCCTATCAAGGCGCCGGCCATTGTGAATACCGAATTGGGAGAGGCCGCCGCGCCGGGCATCTCAGCCTCGCTGATGATACGCGCGGTCGGGATCGGAAAGGACTGGCGCTGCACCAGCTCTTCGTAGCGCGACAGGAAGGAATTATAGAGAACCGTCAGGGCCTGCGAGCGCTGCTGCAACTCGTTGAGCTGGGCGCGATCGCTGTTAAGTTCCGACGTCCTCGAATTCTCTGACTCGACGCCGGCTCGAAGCTCGGTCTCCCGGCGCTCGGCGATGCCGACCTGATTACGATAGTATTCGAGCAGCGCCTGAAGCTGGACAAATATGTCATTGGACACGCCCGAAAGTTCGCCTTGCAGAGCGGCCACTTGTGGATGGTCGGCACCGAACGTCTGGGTGACCTCGGCAATGCGCCGAATGATCGATTCGCGTCGCGCACGCAGCTCGGCCACGCTGGCTGTATCCACGCCGTCACCCGTCAATACCGATGCACTGCTTGCCGCCTGTTCCGGCCCCAACGCAATCAGCGCCTCGAGCTGGGCTGTCTGGGCCCGCATCTGGGCCGTTTCCGATTGTGCCAGCACGAGTTGCTGGGTCAGCGACTCGACGCGACGATTGACGACGGTCGTATCGTTCTCCAGCGAAAGGCCGGTGCGCTGACGGAAGTCCTCGATGGCTGCAGTCGCCTGCTGCTGGCTGACGCTGAGTTCTGCCAGTCGCTGCTGCAGCCAGTCGGCTGCGGTGCGGGAGGCATCGAGATTGGTATTGAGCTTGTCTTGAACCAGCGCACTGGCATAGGCGCGTGCAACACGGTAGGCCAGCTCGCGATCCGGCGACCGGAAGCCAAGATTGAGCACGAAGCTGCGGCCAACACGCTCGATGACGACATTGCGCCGCAACTGACCGGCGACAACTTCGGGTGGCAACTCGTTGTGGAGGACATCGGGTTCGGGAGGGCGGCCAGTGACGAAGCCGATTCCTTGCTTGACGATATCGACGAGCCGTCCGGTGAAGGACGGTGGCGGATTGAGGAAATTGACGTCCGTCGTAAGATTTTCCATGGCCGCCACATCATTGGCGAGCCTGGCCGAGCGCAGGACTTCGATCTGGTTGAATAGATCCGTCTCGCCAGCAGCCAGCGACAGCGGACTGTCTTCATCGGCAACAACCTGCCCGGCATTGGCATCAATGAGAATCTGGCTATAGGCGACGTAACTCTTTGGCGAGAGCCCGAGATAGAGCAGGCCGAGCAGGATGCCGATCCCCGTACCCAGACCGATCACGAATATCTGGCGGCGCATCGCCGTCAGGATCTTGCCGACATTGATGAACTGAGTGTCGGAGGGAACAGCCTGGTCCAGCGACGAGCGGTTGTGACCCGAGCTTCGGTCGCTATTGCCCTGGCGCAACCGGTTTGGGTGCCACTCACCGGCCAGATTGTGTTCCTGCATCAAAGCATCTCCAACTAGGTCTATTCGAACGCAATATCCTCAAGGCACGCACCGCAGCCATACGACTAGGCAGGCGGCGAAGCGTCAATCAAG contains:
- a CDS encoding nucleotidyltransferase family protein, giving the protein MNFSPELDLVVAAMRARFNPGADRTPAAPSSETVTAAMHIAVRNKLLLLLREPLQPMLTDEQSSYIDVYRFQTMQMNSTIMRESAALSKALLEHNVGFIFIKGPIQQKYIYDDFFSRPCSDIDILAKSSDYSKIYDVISSIGYQTTSSSLWWRVFLGEQHLTKSGPPPVTVDLHYRIQQPGSPAPRSTQSYLARPDRTSVLGMPLEHLAAEDIPVLSAISIVKGLFNRESVGAHVADLYACVTPDVPQQLNTFLTIAAAQNLRGTALLALRIVSEVFGVKYHLAEEIGAMLPAVSGPDLVRMALTPTDPNLVWPKRREVLWHLCLKRPGRYAREIARAMASEAALRLFERPETPAKP
- a CDS encoding AAA family ATPase, with translation MQEHNLAGEWHPNRLRQGNSDRSSGHNRSSLDQAVPSDTQFINVGKILTAMRRQIFVIGLGTGIGILLGLLYLGLSPKSYVAYSQILIDANAGQVVADEDSPLSLAAGETDLFNQIEVLRSARLANDVAAMENLTTDVNFLNPPPSFTGRLVDIVKQGIGFVTGRPPEPDVLHNELPPEVVAGQLRRNVVIERVGRSFVLNLGFRSPDRELAYRVARAYASALVQDKLNTNLDASRTAADWLQQRLAELSVSQQQATAAIEDFRQRTGLSLENDTTVVNRRVESLTQQLVLAQSETAQMRAQTAQLEALIALGPEQAASSASVLTGDGVDTASVAELRARRESIIRRIAEVTQTFGADHPQVAALQGELSGVSNDIFVQLQALLEYYRNQVGIAERRETELRAGVESENSRTSELNSDRAQLNELQQRSQALTVLYNSFLSRYEELVQRQSFPIPTARIISEAEMPGAAASPNSVFTMAGALIGGLFFGVGFAFLNEMRERSFRIGDQISKELGLRFVGYLPLLSKRGGRTRQGKPKDHRADVALHNSIRKLIISQTASAPSTAFTETLRSTRLAIDANGAKDVCQIVGIVSALPNEGKTLVSVTFAEMLASSGAKVLLLDADFRHRGASKLAAPDAVNGLLQVSAGLPWRQAIYKDEETGLSVLPTVAGASTDTRDFLGSAAMAQLLGQLRNEFDYVIIDLPPLGPVVDALVIMPWTDSFVFVVAWGKTPRRLIRSIMEKEPVLASHIQGVVLNKVNFADLPNFSEPGGTERFMGTYAGSYQIPMKKVG
- a CDS encoding lasso RiPP family leader peptide-containing protein — translated: MKTKSSYTAPRLVRHGSVESLTKGQSVGSKLDATFPTGTAFGDLTFS
- a CDS encoding lasso peptide biosynthesis B2 protein, giving the protein MLRSLRRRTNRLKALGPGGPALLVETALLLIRVRLALTFSSLTEIQQRMLPDTDLPAQMPPASLARMAWCVHNTARLVPQASCLTQGLVLQKLLHRRGVASELKLGVRRDAPDDLAAHAWVLVDDIVVLGGTARDLEPFSPIAKFSTGLK
- a CDS encoding PqqD family protein, whose amino-acid sequence is MAPQSLSDIPDVPTYRAIASDTVVSTSLGDGTALLDLRNNQYFSLADVGTIIWQSLQAPRTLDEIVDDVLAVYEVDRTDCIQDVDVLLSELMGADLVEISPPPHQ